The proteins below are encoded in one region of Ornithinimicrobium avium:
- the nuoE gene encoding NADH-quinone oxidoreductase subunit NuoE codes for MFAEPPIRYLTALHASEEPYPEDVLAQLNADAAQVVARYPEKRSALLPLLHLIQSVDGYVTGRGVHFCADLLDLTTAEVSGVATFYTQYKRHPNGVYNVGVCTNTLCAIMGGDQIFEELSEHLGIGHDETTEDGKITLERLECNAACDFAPVMMVNWEFFDNQTPESGKELVDRLRSGEEVASTRGPSSVRSFKHVSRVLAGFPDGLADEGVGAGPASVEGTKLAREKGWTAPGDGDDQQRGSTSPSAADQAGEGLERGRHDSTNVANEADELPETKEDGQ; via the coding sequence ATGTTCGCCGAGCCGCCGATCCGCTACCTCACCGCGCTGCACGCCTCCGAGGAGCCCTACCCCGAGGACGTGCTGGCCCAGCTGAACGCCGACGCCGCGCAGGTCGTCGCCCGCTACCCGGAGAAGCGCTCGGCCCTGCTGCCGCTGCTGCACCTGATCCAGTCGGTCGACGGCTACGTCACCGGCCGCGGCGTGCACTTCTGCGCCGACCTGCTCGACCTGACCACCGCCGAGGTCAGCGGCGTGGCGACGTTCTACACCCAGTACAAGCGCCACCCCAACGGCGTCTACAACGTGGGCGTCTGCACCAACACGCTGTGCGCGATCATGGGCGGCGACCAGATCTTCGAGGAGCTGAGCGAGCACCTGGGCATCGGCCACGACGAGACCACCGAGGACGGCAAGATCACCCTCGAGCGGCTGGAGTGCAACGCCGCCTGCGACTTCGCACCCGTGATGATGGTCAACTGGGAGTTCTTCGACAACCAGACCCCCGAGTCCGGCAAGGAGCTCGTCGACCGCCTGCGGTCCGGCGAGGAGGTCGCCTCCACCCGCGGCCCCTCCAGCGTGCGCTCCTTCAAGCACGTGTCCCGGGTGCTCGCCGGCTTCCCCGACGGCCTGGCCGACGAGGGCGTAGGCGCCGGTCCCGCCTCCGTGGAGGGCACCAAGCTGGCCCGGGAGAAGGGCTGGACCGCCCCGGGCGACGGGGACGACCAGCAGCGGGGGAGCACCTCCCCGAGCGCCGCCGACCAGGCCGGGGAGGGCCTGGAGCGCGGCCGCCACGACTCGACCAACGTCGCCAACGAGGCCGACGAGCTGCCCGAGACCAAGGAGGACGGCCAGTGA
- the nuoH gene encoding NADH-quinone oxidoreductase subunit NuoH — protein MSLLTAYPDLVAALPTGPLLLTVDAPVADFSDTPVWLSLVKALFLFVYVMLSMVVVIWFERRVIGRMQQRPGPNRFGPLGILQTLADGIKLFLKEDIRPKNADLLMYFAAPLIVASMAFVSFAIIPLGGAVNMFGHITPLQLTDTPVAVLIVLAVAGVGAYGFVLAGWSSGSTYPLLGGLRSTAQVISYEIAMGLSLVAVFLFAGSMSTSQIVEAQSQTWFLGIPSWYVIPLFFSFVVYVITMVGETNRLPFDLAEGEGELGGGFHTEYSSMKFAMFFLGEYINMFTVSALATTLFLGGWHAPWPLNTLFDGFFDQGWWGLLWFTGKMWLFIWFFVWLRGSLPRVRYDQFMALGWKILIPLSLAWVVAVMMIRAAQEGYFGEGRWSVVVTLVIIGIFVLVGIFLWDRAAQRSLAAREADREVPPEVDPFAHGFPVPPLPGQRLIEPRTGIEAAEPVPARPGGDGPTPTDQTTPEERRG, from the coding sequence ATGAGCCTGCTCACGGCATACCCCGACCTGGTCGCCGCGCTGCCGACCGGCCCGCTGCTGCTGACCGTCGACGCGCCGGTCGCCGACTTCAGCGACACCCCGGTGTGGCTGTCGCTGGTCAAGGCGCTCTTCCTGTTCGTCTACGTGATGCTCTCGATGGTCGTCGTCATCTGGTTCGAGCGTCGCGTCATCGGCCGGATGCAGCAGCGACCCGGACCCAACCGGTTCGGCCCCCTGGGCATCCTGCAGACGTTGGCCGACGGCATCAAGCTGTTCCTCAAGGAGGACATCCGGCCCAAGAACGCCGACCTGCTGATGTACTTCGCGGCGCCGCTCATCGTGGCCTCGATGGCGTTCGTCTCCTTCGCGATCATCCCGCTGGGCGGCGCGGTCAACATGTTCGGCCACATCACCCCGCTGCAGCTGACCGACACCCCGGTCGCGGTCCTGATCGTCCTGGCGGTCGCCGGCGTCGGCGCCTACGGCTTCGTGCTGGCCGGGTGGTCCTCGGGCTCGACCTACCCGCTGCTGGGTGGTCTGCGCTCGACGGCCCAGGTCATCTCCTACGAGATCGCGATGGGCCTCTCGCTCGTGGCCGTCTTCCTCTTCGCCGGTTCGATGTCGACCAGCCAGATCGTCGAGGCGCAGTCGCAGACCTGGTTCCTGGGGATCCCGTCCTGGTACGTCATTCCCCTCTTCTTCAGCTTCGTGGTCTACGTGATCACGATGGTGGGCGAGACCAACCGCCTGCCGTTCGACCTGGCCGAGGGCGAGGGCGAGCTCGGGGGCGGCTTCCACACCGAGTACTCCTCGATGAAGTTCGCGATGTTCTTCCTCGGCGAGTACATCAACATGTTCACCGTCTCGGCCCTGGCCACCACCCTCTTCCTCGGCGGCTGGCACGCGCCGTGGCCGCTGAACACCCTCTTCGACGGGTTCTTCGACCAGGGCTGGTGGGGCCTGCTCTGGTTCACCGGCAAGATGTGGCTGTTCATCTGGTTCTTCGTGTGGCTGCGCGGCTCGCTGCCGCGCGTGCGCTACGACCAGTTCATGGCGCTGGGCTGGAAGATCCTCATCCCGCTGTCGCTGGCCTGGGTCGTCGCGGTGATGATGATCCGGGCCGCGCAGGAGGGCTACTTCGGCGAGGGACGCTGGAGCGTCGTGGTGACGCTCGTCATCATCGGCATCTTCGTGCTCGTGGGCATCTTCCTGTGGGACCGGGCCGCGCAGCGCAGCCTGGCCGCGCGGGAGGCAGACCGGGAGGTGCCGCCGGAGGTCGACCCCTTCGCGCACGGGTTCCCGGTGCCGCCGCTGCCCGGGCAGAGGCTCATCGAGCCGCGCACCGGGATCGAGGCCGCCGAGCCGGTCCCGGCCCGCCCCGGCGGGGACGGCCCGACACCGACCGACCAGACCACACCGGAGGAGCGCCGTGGCTGA
- the nuoK gene encoding NADH-quinone oxidoreductase subunit NuoK, protein MGLQAYIYLSVVLFTIGALTVLVRRNTIIVFMGIELMLNACNLALVTFSRMHGSLDGQVYALFVMVVAASEVVVGLAIIMSIFRARRSASVDDANLLKL, encoded by the coding sequence ATGGGTCTGCAGGCCTACATCTACCTGTCGGTCGTGCTCTTCACGATCGGCGCGCTCACGGTGCTGGTGCGACGCAACACGATCATCGTGTTCATGGGCATCGAGCTCATGCTCAACGCCTGCAACCTGGCGTTGGTGACCTTCTCCCGGATGCACGGCTCGCTGGACGGGCAGGTCTACGCCCTGTTCGTCATGGTGGTGGCCGCCTCCGAGGTCGTGGTCGGCCTGGCGATCATCATGTCCATCTTCCGCGCGCGCAGGTCGGCCTCCGTCGACGACGCCAACCTGTTGAAGCTGTAA
- a CDS encoding NADH-quinone oxidoreductase subunit G, with product MLDPIASCRQCLVEVATPDREGNVRPMPKPQPSCATVATPGMVVKSQHTSPVADKAQHGQMEFLLVNHPLDCPVCDKGGECPLQNQAMSNGRPTSRFDDVKRTYPKPINISSQILLDRERCILCTRCTRFSDEIAGDAFIVMAERGALQQVAIYEEKPFESYFSGNTVQICPVGALTGSAYRFRSRPFDLVSTPSVCEHCASGCGIRTDHRRGTVLRRMALGEPQVNEEWNCDKGRWAFTYATQPDRLRDPVVREADGDYAVVPWRRAYEQAARGLGAAVASGGVGVLTGGRVTVEDGYAYAKLARVALGTNDIDHRARPHSAEEADFLASSVVGMRDVSYETLERASSVLLVGLEPEEESPIVFLRLRKAMRKNKTQVYAVAPFATRGLTKMGGTLLASAPGTEAEVLQALGERRRSAAAEPADGPAEPLSGVNEYHSAADALGEGSVILVGERLATVPGALSAAAALADLSGAALAWVPRRAGERGAVEVGTLPTLLPGGRLVSDEAARREVAARWTGGGDLPAAAGRDTTAMLQAAARGELTALVVGGVEIDDLPDPQLARAALSRAFVVSLELRETDVHEYADVILPVAPHAEKAGAYADWEGRLRPFEQALASAADADHVVLHRLAAAMGVGLGTESVHDVRREITELGTAAARPAAPTVAAGGPATPGEGQAVLATWHHLLDAGSMQDGEPFLAGTAHRAVARLSAATASSLGVADDELVRVSTDRGEIVLPVVVTAMHDGVVWVPTNSVGSAVRATLGVDAGAVVTITRGEA from the coding sequence CTGCTCGACCCGATCGCCTCGTGCCGGCAGTGCCTCGTCGAGGTCGCCACCCCCGACCGCGAGGGCAACGTGCGCCCGATGCCCAAGCCGCAGCCGTCGTGCGCGACGGTTGCCACCCCGGGGATGGTCGTCAAGAGCCAGCACACCAGCCCGGTGGCCGACAAGGCCCAGCACGGCCAGATGGAGTTCCTCCTGGTCAACCACCCGCTGGACTGCCCCGTCTGCGACAAGGGCGGGGAGTGCCCGCTGCAGAACCAGGCGATGTCCAACGGCCGTCCGACCTCCCGCTTCGACGACGTCAAGCGCACCTACCCCAAGCCGATCAACATCTCCAGCCAGATCCTGCTGGACCGCGAGCGGTGCATCCTGTGCACGCGCTGCACCCGCTTCTCCGACGAGATCGCCGGCGACGCGTTCATCGTGATGGCCGAGCGCGGCGCCCTCCAGCAGGTCGCGATCTACGAGGAGAAGCCCTTCGAGAGCTACTTCTCGGGCAACACCGTGCAGATCTGCCCGGTCGGCGCCCTCACCGGTTCGGCCTACCGCTTCCGCTCCCGTCCCTTCGACCTGGTCTCGACCCCGAGCGTCTGCGAGCACTGCGCCTCCGGCTGCGGGATCCGCACCGACCACCGCCGCGGCACCGTGCTGCGCCGGATGGCCCTGGGCGAGCCGCAGGTCAACGAGGAGTGGAACTGCGACAAGGGGCGCTGGGCGTTCACCTACGCCACCCAGCCGGACCGGCTGCGCGACCCCGTCGTGCGCGAGGCCGACGGCGACTACGCGGTCGTGCCCTGGCGGCGCGCCTACGAGCAGGCCGCCCGCGGGCTGGGCGCCGCGGTCGCCTCCGGCGGTGTCGGCGTGCTCACCGGCGGCCGGGTGACGGTCGAGGACGGCTACGCCTACGCCAAGCTGGCGCGCGTCGCGCTCGGCACCAACGACATCGACCACCGGGCCCGTCCGCACAGCGCCGAGGAGGCCGACTTCCTGGCCTCGAGCGTGGTCGGGATGCGCGACGTCAGCTACGAGACGCTCGAGCGGGCGTCCTCGGTCCTCCTCGTCGGCCTGGAGCCGGAGGAGGAAAGCCCGATCGTCTTCCTGCGGCTGCGCAAGGCGATGCGCAAGAACAAGACCCAGGTGTATGCCGTGGCGCCGTTCGCCACCCGCGGGCTCACCAAGATGGGCGGCACGCTGCTGGCGTCCGCACCGGGCACCGAGGCCGAGGTGCTGCAGGCGCTCGGCGAGCGTCGTCGCAGCGCCGCCGCCGAGCCCGCCGACGGCCCCGCGGAGCCGCTCTCGGGCGTCAACGAGTACCACTCCGCCGCCGACGCGCTGGGCGAGGGCTCGGTGATCCTCGTCGGCGAGCGGCTGGCCACGGTCCCCGGCGCGCTGTCCGCCGCCGCGGCCCTCGCCGACCTGTCCGGCGCCGCCCTGGCCTGGGTGCCGCGGCGTGCCGGTGAGCGCGGCGCGGTCGAGGTCGGCACCCTGCCCACCCTCCTGCCCGGCGGCCGGCTGGTCAGCGACGAGGCCGCCCGGCGCGAGGTCGCCGCCCGCTGGACCGGGGGCGGCGACCTGCCGGCCGCGGCCGGTCGGGACACCACCGCGATGCTGCAGGCCGCCGCGCGCGGCGAGCTGACGGCACTGGTGGTCGGCGGCGTCGAGATCGACGACCTGCCCGACCCGCAGCTGGCGCGCGCGGCGCTGTCCAGGGCGTTCGTGGTCTCGCTCGAGCTGCGCGAGACGGACGTGCACGAGTACGCCGACGTGATCCTGCCGGTCGCCCCGCACGCGGAGAAGGCGGGTGCCTACGCCGACTGGGAGGGCCGCCTGAGGCCGTTCGAGCAGGCGCTGGCCTCCGCCGCCGACGCCGACCACGTCGTGCTGCACCGCCTCGCGGCGGCCATGGGCGTGGGGCTGGGCACCGAGAGCGTGCACGACGTCCGGCGCGAGATCACCGAGCTGGGCACCGCCGCCGCCCGCCCCGCGGCCCCCACCGTGGCCGCTGGCGGCCCGGCCACCCCCGGCGAGGGCCAGGCCGTGCTGGCCACCTGGCACCATCTGCTGGACGCCGGGTCGATGCAGGACGGCGAGCCCTTCCTGGCCGGCACCGCGCACCGGGCGGTCGCCCGGCTCTCCGCGGCCACGGCCAGCTCGCTCGGCGTCGCCGACGACGAGCTCGTGCGGGTGTCCACCGACCGCGGCGAGATCGTGCTGCCCGTGGTGGTCACCGCCATGCACGACGGCGTCGTCTGGGTGCCGACCAACTCCGTCGGGTCGGCGGTCCGCGCCACCCTCGGCGTCGACGCCGGAGCCGTCGTCACGATCACGCGAGGTGAAGCATGA
- a CDS encoding NADH-quinone oxidoreductase subunit D, with product MADEGAEHVEESSDLYGQGESADSVDGEGVFTVQGGDWDELATEVAALGAERIVVNMGPQHPSTHGVLRLVLELDGETVRETRAGIGFLHTGIEKNMEFRTWTIGTTFCTRMDYLTPIFNETAYCLGIEKLLGITDQVPQRASDIRVLMMELNRIGSHLIALATGGMELGATTIMTIGFRERERILRFFEAVTGLRMNHAYVRPGGVIQDVLPEHLDLLESELPGLRRGIHEMELLLLENPVFKARTVDVGYLSLAGCMALGITGPILRSTGLPHDLRKSDPYCGYENYEFDVVTRQDADCYGRVVIRFDEMWQSLRIAEQAIERLRASQGEPVMVADRKVAWPAQLSVGADGQGNSLDHIREIMAESMEGLIHHFKIVTEGFRVPPGQAYAAIESPKGELACHVVSDGGTRPYRAHFRDPSFHNLQAASVLAEGGLVADVIVAVASIDPVMGGVDR from the coding sequence ATGGCCGACGAGGGCGCCGAGCACGTCGAGGAGAGCTCCGACCTCTACGGCCAGGGCGAGAGCGCCGACTCCGTCGACGGCGAAGGCGTCTTCACCGTCCAGGGCGGCGACTGGGACGAGCTGGCGACCGAGGTCGCCGCGCTCGGCGCCGAGCGCATCGTGGTCAACATGGGCCCGCAGCACCCCTCGACGCACGGCGTCCTCCGTCTCGTGCTGGAGCTGGACGGGGAGACCGTGCGCGAGACACGCGCAGGCATCGGCTTCCTGCACACCGGCATCGAGAAGAACATGGAGTTCCGGACCTGGACCATCGGGACCACGTTCTGCACCCGGATGGACTACCTGACCCCGATCTTCAACGAGACGGCCTACTGCCTGGGCATCGAGAAGCTGCTCGGCATCACCGACCAGGTCCCGCAGCGCGCCAGCGACATCCGGGTGCTGATGATGGAGCTCAACCGGATCGGCTCGCACCTGATCGCCCTGGCGACCGGCGGCATGGAGCTGGGCGCCACGACCATCATGACGATCGGCTTCCGCGAGCGCGAGCGCATCCTGCGCTTCTTCGAGGCGGTCACCGGGCTGCGGATGAACCACGCCTACGTCCGGCCCGGCGGGGTGATCCAGGACGTGCTGCCCGAGCACCTCGACCTGCTGGAGTCCGAGCTGCCCGGCCTGCGCCGGGGCATCCACGAGATGGAGCTGCTGCTCCTGGAGAACCCCGTCTTCAAGGCGCGCACCGTCGACGTCGGCTACCTCTCCCTGGCCGGCTGCATGGCGCTGGGCATCACCGGCCCGATCCTGCGCTCGACCGGCCTGCCGCACGACCTGCGCAAGTCCGACCCCTACTGCGGCTACGAGAACTACGAGTTCGACGTGGTCACCCGCCAGGACGCCGACTGCTACGGCCGCGTCGTCATCCGTTTCGACGAGATGTGGCAGTCGCTGCGGATCGCCGAGCAGGCGATCGAGCGGCTGCGCGCCAGCCAGGGCGAGCCGGTCATGGTCGCCGACCGCAAGGTCGCCTGGCCGGCCCAGCTGTCCGTGGGCGCCGACGGCCAGGGCAACTCCCTGGACCACATCCGCGAGATCATGGCGGAGTCCATGGAGGGGCTGATCCACCACTTCAAGATCGTCACCGAGGGGTTCCGGGTCCCGCCGGGCCAGGCCTACGCCGCGATCGAGTCGCCCAAGGGCGAGCTCGCCTGCCACGTGGTCTCCGACGGCGGCACCCGGCCCTACCGGGCGCACTTCCGCGACCCCAGCTTCCACAACCTGCAGGCGGCCTCGGTCCTGGCCGAGGGCGGCCTCGTCGCCGACGTCATCGTCGCCGTCGCCTCGATCGACCCCGTGATGGGAGGCGTGGACCGATGA
- the nuoF gene encoding NADH-quinone oxidoreductase subunit NuoF, giving the protein MSTQLTPILTKFWDDPQSWTLQTYEDNEGYKALRSALAMAPEDLVQATKDSGLRGRGGAGFPTGMKWGFLPPPDGGPRYLVVNADESEPGTCKDIPLLLAAPHFLVEGMIITSYAIGCNHAFIYLRGEVVHVYRRLMRAVEEAYAAGYLGKDILGSGFDLDITVHAGAGAYICGEETALLDSLEGRRGQPRLKPPFPAVAGLYARPTVVNNVESIASVPPIVLHGADWFSDMGTEKSTGFGIFSLSGHVTRPGQYEAPLGITLRELLDMAGGMRNGHQLKFWTPGGSSTPLLTDEHLDVPLDFESVASAGSMLGTRALQIFDETTSVVRAVSRWTDFYALESCGKCTPCREGTYWLKQIMVRLEEGRGLPGDIEKLDDICDNILGRAFCALGDGATSPIVSAIKYFREEFEAGMHTPCHELFPPERSTLFAKETLPA; this is encoded by the coding sequence GTGAGCACGCAGCTGACCCCGATCCTGACGAAGTTCTGGGACGACCCTCAGTCCTGGACCCTGCAGACCTACGAGGACAACGAGGGCTACAAGGCGCTGCGTTCGGCGCTGGCGATGGCCCCCGAGGACCTCGTGCAGGCGACCAAGGACTCCGGGCTCCGGGGCCGTGGTGGCGCCGGGTTCCCGACGGGTATGAAGTGGGGCTTCCTGCCACCCCCGGACGGCGGTCCTCGCTATCTCGTCGTCAACGCCGACGAGTCCGAGCCGGGCACCTGCAAGGACATCCCGCTGCTGCTGGCCGCGCCCCATTTCCTCGTCGAGGGCATGATCATCACCAGCTACGCGATCGGCTGCAACCACGCGTTCATCTACCTGCGCGGGGAGGTCGTCCACGTCTACCGGCGCCTCATGCGCGCGGTCGAGGAGGCCTACGCGGCCGGCTACCTGGGCAAGGACATCCTCGGCTCCGGCTTCGACCTGGACATCACCGTGCACGCGGGCGCCGGCGCCTACATCTGCGGCGAGGAGACCGCGCTGCTGGACTCGCTGGAGGGTCGCCGCGGCCAGCCCCGCCTCAAGCCGCCGTTCCCGGCGGTGGCCGGCCTCTACGCCCGGCCCACGGTGGTCAACAACGTGGAGAGCATCGCCTCGGTGCCGCCTATCGTCCTGCACGGCGCGGACTGGTTCTCCGACATGGGCACGGAGAAGTCGACCGGCTTCGGTATCTTCAGCCTCTCCGGCCACGTCACCCGTCCCGGGCAGTACGAGGCGCCGCTGGGCATCACCCTGCGCGAGCTGCTCGACATGGCCGGCGGGATGCGCAACGGTCACCAGCTGAAGTTCTGGACCCCCGGCGGGTCCTCGACTCCGCTGCTGACCGACGAGCACCTGGACGTCCCGCTCGACTTCGAGTCGGTGGCCAGCGCCGGCTCGATGCTGGGCACCCGCGCGCTGCAGATCTTCGACGAGACCACCTCGGTGGTCCGCGCGGTCTCGCGGTGGACCGACTTCTACGCGCTGGAGTCCTGCGGCAAGTGCACGCCCTGCCGCGAGGGCACCTACTGGCTCAAGCAGATCATGGTGCGCCTGGAGGAGGGCCGCGGACTGCCGGGCGACATCGAGAAGCTCGACGACATCTGCGACAACATCCTGGGCCGCGCGTTCTGCGCCCTCGGCGACGGCGCGACGAGCCCGATCGTCTCGGCCATCAAATACTTCCGCGAGGAGTTCGAGGCCGGCATGCACACCCCGTGCCACGAGCTGTTCCCGCCCGAGCGCTCGACGCTGTTCGCGAAGGAGACGCTGCCCGCATGA
- the nuoI gene encoding NADH-quinone oxidoreductase subunit NuoI: MADQTDPTTPSRREAAAAPSTGEPRTDPRGGKKEPGIVEQMFAPVAGFGVTFATMFRKVATTEYPEVKRGTAARFHGRHQLNRYPDGLERCIGCELCAWACPADAIYVEAADNIPGARYSPGERYGRVYQINYLRCIFCGMCIEACPTRALTMTNEFELTDSSRAPLIYERHQLLAPLGPDMVAPPFPMAEGMSERDYYRGQVTGPTQEQKDFVAQRDARTTEEGTA; this comes from the coding sequence GTGGCTGACCAGACCGACCCGACCACCCCGAGCCGCCGCGAGGCCGCGGCCGCCCCGTCGACGGGCGAGCCGAGGACCGACCCGCGCGGTGGCAAGAAGGAGCCCGGGATCGTCGAGCAGATGTTCGCGCCCGTGGCCGGCTTCGGGGTGACCTTCGCCACCATGTTCCGCAAGGTGGCCACCACCGAGTACCCCGAGGTCAAGCGGGGCACCGCCGCGCGCTTCCACGGCCGGCACCAGCTCAACCGCTACCCCGACGGGCTGGAGCGGTGCATCGGCTGCGAGCTGTGCGCCTGGGCCTGCCCCGCCGACGCGATCTACGTCGAGGCGGCCGACAACATCCCGGGTGCGCGCTACAGCCCCGGCGAGCGCTACGGCCGCGTCTACCAGATCAACTACCTGCGCTGCATCTTCTGCGGCATGTGCATCGAGGCCTGCCCGACGCGGGCGCTGACGATGACCAACGAGTTCGAGCTGACCGACAGCTCCCGGGCGCCGCTCATCTACGAGCGGCACCAGCTGCTGGCCCCGCTCGGCCCGGACATGGTCGCGCCGCCCTTCCCGATGGCCGAGGGCATGTCGGAGCGCGACTACTACCGGGGTCAGGTCACCGGACCGACCCAGGAGCAGAAGGACTTCGTCGCGCAGCGCGACGCACGGACCACCGAGGAGGGCACCGCATGA
- a CDS encoding NADH-quinone oxidoreductase subunit J, which produces MNPAPAAELISGGELFMFWLMAIVTVAGSLGLIFARKAVHAAMSMALTMVGLGVVFITQDAEFVGIIQIFVYSGAVMMLFLFVVMTIGVDASDSGVETLRGHRFWAYLFGAGFAAAAVYGLTRVSWPAGVGLAQAQAEGTVTALAREIFERQVLPFEILAALLVIAVMGAMVLAHRERLQPRRSQREWSQERIRSGQWLSGKPNPGVYARHNAADTPALAPDGSPVEESVPRVLVARGQVGTPTAYRLQDPREELAGAEPEVVDTPATTTTDLAQTEEVER; this is translated from the coding sequence ATGAACCCCGCCCCCGCAGCTGAGCTCATCAGCGGCGGCGAGCTCTTCATGTTCTGGCTGATGGCCATCGTGACCGTGGCCGGCTCGCTGGGTCTGATCTTCGCCCGCAAGGCCGTGCACGCCGCGATGTCGATGGCTCTGACGATGGTCGGGCTCGGCGTCGTCTTCATCACCCAGGACGCAGAGTTCGTCGGCATCATCCAGATCTTCGTCTACTCCGGCGCCGTCATGATGCTCTTCCTCTTCGTGGTCATGACGATCGGCGTGGACGCCTCCGACTCCGGGGTCGAGACCCTCAGGGGGCACCGTTTCTGGGCCTACCTGTTCGGGGCCGGCTTCGCGGCCGCGGCCGTCTACGGCCTGACGCGCGTCAGCTGGCCGGCCGGGGTCGGGCTGGCGCAGGCGCAGGCGGAGGGGACCGTCACCGCCCTGGCCCGCGAGATCTTCGAGCGCCAGGTGCTGCCCTTCGAGATCCTCGCCGCCCTGCTCGTCATCGCCGTCATGGGCGCCATGGTGCTGGCCCACCGCGAGCGGCTCCAGCCCCGCCGCAGCCAGCGCGAGTGGTCCCAGGAGCGGATCCGCTCCGGCCAGTGGCTGTCCGGCAAGCCCAACCCGGGTGTCTACGCGCGGCACAACGCGGCGGACACCCCGGCGCTGGCGCCCGACGGCAGCCCGGTCGAGGAGTCGGTGCCGCGCGTGCTGGTCGCCCGCGGCCAGGTCGGCACGCCGACCGCCTACCGGCTGCAGGACCCCCGCGAGGAGCTGGCCGGTGCCGAGCCCGAGGTGGTCGACACCCCGGCGACGACCACCACCGACCTCGCCCAGACCGAGGAGGTCGAGCGCTGA